The proteins below come from a single Flavobacterium lindanitolerans genomic window:
- a CDS encoding thioredoxin family protein, producing MAKTPSNMLPLGTSAPQFRLKDTNSNFYYSFDDLKGKKGTLVMFICNHCPYVIHALPEILMVANDYRVQGIGIIAISSNDVEKYPQDGPEMMTEFAFSNSFDFPYLYDETQEVAKAFDAACTPDFYLFDSQDKLFYRGQLDDSRPSNGIPLSGSDLRNAIDALIYNRSLPEIQKPSLGCNIKWK from the coding sequence ATGGCAAAAACACCATCAAACATGCTCCCTCTTGGGACTTCTGCTCCACAATTCAGGCTAAAAGATACCAATTCTAATTTTTACTATTCTTTTGATGACCTGAAAGGCAAAAAAGGCACTTTGGTTATGTTTATCTGCAACCACTGCCCTTATGTTATCCATGCCTTGCCGGAAATTTTGATGGTTGCCAATGATTACCGCGTACAAGGTATCGGAATTATTGCAATTAGCAGTAATGATGTTGAAAAATATCCGCAGGACGGACCGGAAATGATGACTGAATTTGCTTTCAGCAACAGTTTTGACTTTCCCTATCTCTATGACGAAACTCAGGAAGTGGCCAAAGCTTTTGATGCAGCCTGTACCCCTGATTTTTATCTTTTTGATTCGCAGGACAAATTATTTTATCGGGGACAACTGGACGATTCCCGACCTTCAAACGGAATTCCTTTAAGCGGCAGCGACCTGCGAAATGCAATCGACGCCCTGATTTACAACAGAAGTCTGCCAGAAATCCAAAAGCCAAGTTTGGGCTGTAATATTAAGTGGAAATAA
- a CDS encoding PUR family DNA/RNA-binding protein produces the protein MRENDMLEKEEIFSKVLRAGRRTYFFDVRATKADDYYITITESKKFTEEDGSFHFKKHKIYLYKEDFAAFSEILEEMTSYVLNHKGEEVISERHQKDFKKEFYTEKATAETTATASFTDIDFDDI, from the coding sequence ATGAGAGAAAATGACATGCTAGAAAAAGAAGAGATTTTTTCTAAAGTATTGAGAGCGGGAAGAAGAACATATTTCTTCGACGTTAGAGCCACTAAAGCTGACGACTATTATATCACAATTACGGAAAGCAAAAAATTCACTGAAGAAGACGGCTCTTTTCATTTTAAAAAACACAAAATCTACCTTTATAAAGAAGATTTTGCTGCCTTTTCAGAAATCTTAGAAGAAATGACTTCCTATGTCTTGAACCACAAAGGCGAAGAAGTAATTTCAGAAAGACACCAAAAAGATTTCAAAAAAGAGTTTTATACTGAAAAAGCTACCGCTGAAACTACTGCAACAGCAAGCTTTACGGATATTGACTTTGACGATATTTAA
- a CDS encoding peptidylprolyl isomerase: MENGIYAKFNTPKGAILVKLTHDMTPGTVGNFVGLAEGNLENKSRPQGKPYYDGLKFHRVIPDFMIQGGCPQGTGTGGPGYQFDDEFHPELKHDKPGVLSMANSGPGSNGSQFFITHVPTSWLDNKHTVFGHVVEGQDVVDAIAQGDEIQSIEIIREGDEAKKWNAIEAFRVFEGSRAKREAQAREEAEAKMEKLAAGFDKTESGLRYKMIQKGNGKKAENGKVVSVHYTGQLEDGKVFDSSYPRKKPIEFPLGKGHVIEGWDEGIALLQVGDKARFVIPSHLGYGSRGAGGVIPPNATLVFDVELMDVK; this comes from the coding sequence ATGGAAAACGGAATATACGCAAAATTCAATACTCCAAAAGGGGCAATCTTAGTGAAATTGACTCATGATATGACGCCTGGAACTGTAGGTAACTTTGTTGGATTGGCTGAAGGAAATTTAGAAAATAAATCAAGACCACAAGGAAAGCCTTATTATGACGGGCTTAAATTTCACCGCGTGATTCCTGATTTCATGATTCAGGGAGGTTGTCCGCAAGGAACAGGAACGGGTGGTCCTGGTTACCAGTTCGACGATGAATTCCATCCGGAATTGAAACACGATAAGCCTGGTGTATTGTCTATGGCTAATTCAGGTCCGGGTTCTAACGGTTCACAATTTTTTATCACGCATGTTCCAACCAGTTGGCTGGATAACAAACATACTGTTTTTGGCCATGTGGTAGAAGGACAGGATGTTGTGGATGCGATTGCTCAAGGCGATGAGATCCAAAGTATTGAAATTATCCGCGAAGGAGACGAGGCTAAAAAATGGAATGCTATTGAGGCTTTCAGAGTATTTGAAGGTTCCCGTGCAAAACGCGAAGCACAGGCTAGAGAAGAAGCCGAAGCCAAAATGGAAAAATTGGCTGCAGGATTCGATAAGACCGAAAGCGGACTCCGTTATAAAATGATTCAAAAAGGGAATGGTAAAAAAGCAGAAAACGGCAAAGTGGTTTCTGTTCATTATACAGGACAGTTGGAAGATGGAAAAGTATTCGATTCTTCTTATCCAAGAAAAAAGCCTATTGAATTTCCTTTAGGAAAAGGCCATGTAATTGAAGGATGGGATGAAGGGATCGCTTTGCTTCAGGTTGGAGACAAGGCTCGTTTTGTTATACCATCACATTTAGGGTATGGTTCTCGCGGTGCCGGAGGTGTTATTCCTCCAAATGCTACTCTGGTTTTTGACGTAGAATTAATGGATGTAAAATAA
- the nusB gene encoding transcription antitermination factor NusB: MQSVYAMHQNNSDNLEKEEKFLFYSIENIQDLYLIMLSSLVEIQKREEDFLDKSSKKHLATPDERNPNKKFINNQVLQLLLESNSLSMALENRKINDWHLNDDYIRILLEEIKNSDLYKEYMSNRVNNFEEDKRFVVSVFTELIAPNEKLYEYLEDNKLTWIDDIPLVNTHISKQLKAIKSTDEDFSVPKVYKDSEDKEFTKNLFRKTVLNEPELSKEFIDKTPNWDSDRIAEVDTIILKMAICELLKFPSIPVKVTINEYLEIAKEYSTPKSSIFINGILDNLVKDYQTANKLNKTGRGLM; this comes from the coding sequence ATGCAGTCAGTATATGCCATGCATCAAAACAATTCCGATAATCTTGAAAAAGAAGAAAAATTCTTATTCTACAGTATCGAAAACATCCAAGATTTATACCTTATCATGCTGTCTTCTTTGGTAGAAATCCAAAAAAGAGAAGAAGATTTTCTTGACAAATCCAGCAAGAAGCACCTTGCGACTCCTGATGAGCGCAATCCTAACAAGAAATTTATAAACAATCAGGTATTACAGTTGTTACTTGAAAGCAATTCTTTAAGCATGGCTTTGGAGAATAGAAAAATCAATGACTGGCATCTGAATGACGACTATATCAGAATTCTTCTGGAAGAAATCAAAAACAGCGACCTTTATAAAGAATACATGAGCAATCGTGTGAACAATTTTGAAGAAGACAAGCGTTTTGTTGTTTCTGTTTTTACAGAATTGATTGCCCCAAACGAAAAGCTTTACGAATATCTTGAAGATAATAAGCTGACCTGGATTGATGACATTCCGTTAGTAAATACACACATCTCGAAACAGTTAAAAGCAATAAAGTCTACGGACGAAGATTTTTCAGTCCCAAAAGTTTACAAAGATTCTGAGGATAAGGAATTTACTAAAAACCTATTCCGAAAAACGGTATTGAATGAACCGGAATTATCAAAAGAATTTATTGATAAAACTCCAAATTGGGATTCAGACAGGATAGCAGAAGTGGATACGATTATCTTAAAAATGGCTATTTGTGAGCTATTGAAATTCCCTTCCATACCGGTGAAAGTAACTATTAACGAATATTTAGAAATAGCAAAAGAATATTCTACGCCAAAAAGCAGTATTTTTATCAACGGAATTTTAGATAATCTTGTAAAAGATTACCAAACAGCAAATAAATTAAACAAGACCGGAAGAGGTTTAATGTAA
- the yajC gene encoding preprotein translocase subunit YajC gives MEQYANLLLFGGMFVVMYFFMIRPQQKRAKAEKEFEAGLKVGDKVITKSGLHGRISELAERTIVLETMSGKLKMERSAISLELSKMANEAK, from the coding sequence ATGGAACAATACGCAAATTTACTTTTATTCGGTGGAATGTTTGTGGTCATGTACTTCTTCATGATCAGGCCTCAACAAAAAAGAGCAAAAGCAGAAAAAGAATTCGAAGCCGGTCTTAAGGTAGGCGACAAGGTGATTACGAAAAGTGGCCTTCACGGAAGAATTTCTGAGCTTGCAGAAAGAACTATTGTTCTTGAAACCATGTCAGGAAAACTGAAGATGGAGCGTTCTGCAATTTCTTTGGAATTGAGCAAAATGGCAAACGAAGCTAAATAA
- a CDS encoding tRNA-binding protein, which translates to MNSELQNNLSWSEFERVEMRVGTIIEANDFPEARKPAYQLVIDFGAEIGIRKTSAQITKHYEKADLVGRQIVSVVNFPKKQIGKFMSECLVLGAVGEEGSVILLSPDFKVENGLRIG; encoded by the coding sequence ATGAATTCAGAATTACAGAATAATTTATCATGGTCCGAATTTGAAAGAGTAGAAATGAGGGTTGGAACCATTATAGAAGCGAATGATTTTCCGGAAGCCAGAAAGCCGGCTTATCAGCTGGTTATTGATTTTGGTGCCGAAATTGGAATCAGAAAGACTTCCGCCCAAATTACCAAACATTATGAAAAGGCTGATTTAGTGGGCAGGCAAATTGTTTCCGTTGTAAATTTTCCTAAAAAACAGATTGGCAAATTCATGAGCGAATGCCTGGTTTTAGGAGCAGTAGGCGAGGAAGGTTCTGTTATTTTATTGTCTCCGGATTTCAAGGTCGAAAATGGTTTGAGAATTGGCTAA
- a CDS encoding Glu/Leu/Phe/Val family dehydrogenase, with product MITEVAKASELHKIDPVFGQLSFDNHEQIVFCNDKDTGLKAIIGIHNTVLGPALGGTRMWKYTNEWEALNDVLRLSRGMTFKSAISGLNLGGGKAVIIGDSKVDKTPEMMIKFGEFINSLSGKYITAEDVGTTTPDMDLIRDVTPYVTGISQSRGGSGNPSPVTAYGVYMGMKAAAKYQFGSDNLEGKKILVQGTGNVGETLIDHLTKEGALVQITDINEAKLKEISQKYGAQIFTGEDIYSAPVDIYAPCALGATINDTTVNKIQAKVIAGAANNQLANEEIHGKILKDRGIAYAPDFLINAGGIINVYAEIVGYDSAEALRRTENIYNTTLEIFNFAETNSITTHQAALSIAQKRIDDRKKENAK from the coding sequence ATGATAACAGAAGTAGCAAAAGCAAGTGAGCTTCACAAAATCGACCCGGTTTTTGGACAATTATCATTTGACAATCACGAGCAAATCGTATTTTGTAATGACAAAGATACTGGTTTGAAAGCAATAATTGGCATTCATAACACAGTTTTAGGACCAGCTTTGGGTGGAACGAGAATGTGGAAATATACCAACGAATGGGAAGCTCTTAACGACGTTTTGAGACTGTCTAGAGGAATGACTTTTAAATCTGCTATCTCGGGATTGAACCTAGGAGGTGGAAAAGCCGTCATTATTGGCGATTCAAAAGTTGACAAAACTCCGGAAATGATGATAAAGTTTGGTGAATTTATCAATTCGCTAAGCGGAAAATATATTACTGCTGAAGATGTAGGTACTACGACTCCTGATATGGACCTTATCAGAGACGTTACTCCATATGTAACAGGTATCTCCCAGTCAAGAGGTGGTTCCGGTAACCCTTCGCCTGTAACAGCGTATGGTGTTTACATGGGAATGAAAGCAGCAGCTAAATACCAGTTTGGTTCTGATAATCTGGAAGGTAAGAAAATCCTGGTTCAGGGAACAGGAAACGTAGGTGAGACACTTATTGACCACCTTACAAAAGAAGGCGCTTTGGTACAGATTACTGACATCAACGAAGCCAAATTGAAAGAAATCAGCCAAAAATATGGTGCTCAGATTTTTACAGGAGAAGATATTTACAGTGCTCCGGTTGATATTTATGCTCCATGTGCATTGGGTGCTACAATTAACGATACTACAGTAAACAAAATCCAGGCAAAAGTAATTGCAGGAGCAGCTAACAACCAGTTGGCTAATGAAGAAATCCACGGAAAAATCCTGAAAGACAGAGGTATTGCTTATGCTCCTGATTTCTTAATCAACGCCGGAGGTATTATCAACGTATATGCTGAAATCGTAGGTTATGACAGTGCTGAAGCTTTAAGAAGAACTGAAAACATTTACAATACTACATTGGAGATTTTCAATTTTGCTGAAACAAACAGCATTACTACTCACCAGGCTGCTTTATCAATTGCTCAAAAGCGTATTGACGACAGAAAAAAAGAAAACGCTAAATAA
- a CDS encoding ABC transporter ATP-binding protein, whose translation MKELQYLNKYFTKYKYHFLLGIITTIAAQIFSLYTPKLIGNSINALTQKQFDSETTKNILLENIVWVLVTTIIAGILTFLMRQTLIVMSRYVEFDLKNEVFRQYENLSQNFYKKNRTGDLMNRISEDVSKVRMYVGPAVMYTINTFIRFAVVIVQMYIISPKLTLYTLLPLPILSYLIFKLSNEINIRSGIFQQNLSQLSSYTQEVFSGIRVIKAYSLEDKSQGEFSELSEESREKSMKLAKTNALFGPLMILLIGMSNLVVIYVGGMMYINGSIKSIGVIAEFILYVNMLTWPVASLGWVSSMIQEAEASQKRINEFLKIQPEIKNKTLESSIIEGKITFNHVSFTYEDTNITALNKVSFTIQKGETLAILGKTGSGKSTILNLISRLYDIKDGEITIDNHNIKDLNLHDVRNSIAFVPQDAFLFSDTIMNNIKFGKENATEAEVIEAAKKAVVHNNIMGFNEQYQTVVGERGITLSGGQKQRVSIARAIIKDSNILLLDDCLSAVDTETEEAILNNLLEICKDKTTILVSHRVSSAKNADKIIILDNGQIIQQGSHNQLVNQEGYYKDLYLKQLSEKEIL comes from the coding sequence ATGAAAGAACTTCAATATTTAAACAAATATTTCACTAAATACAAATACCATTTTTTATTAGGAATTATTACTACAATTGCGGCACAGATATTTTCCCTGTATACGCCTAAGCTAATCGGAAATTCTATTAACGCATTGACCCAGAAACAGTTTGATTCCGAAACCACAAAAAACATACTTTTAGAGAACATCGTATGGGTTTTGGTTACCACAATTATTGCGGGTATACTTACTTTTTTAATGCGTCAGACCCTAATCGTGATGTCGCGTTATGTGGAATTTGACTTAAAAAACGAAGTTTTCAGGCAATATGAAAACCTTTCGCAGAATTTCTACAAAAAAAACAGGACAGGCGACCTTATGAACCGTATTAGTGAAGACGTCAGTAAAGTCAGGATGTATGTTGGTCCTGCCGTAATGTATACCATCAACACCTTTATTCGTTTTGCCGTTGTAATCGTACAGATGTATATCATTTCGCCAAAACTTACCTTATATACTTTATTGCCTTTGCCAATCCTCTCCTATTTAATATTCAAACTCAGCAATGAAATCAATATAAGAAGCGGGATTTTCCAACAGAATCTTTCCCAACTGTCAAGCTACACTCAGGAAGTCTTTTCCGGAATCCGTGTCATCAAAGCCTACAGTCTGGAAGATAAATCACAGGGTGAATTTTCGGAACTATCAGAAGAAAGCCGTGAAAAGAGTATGAAGCTTGCCAAAACCAATGCACTGTTTGGCCCATTAATGATTCTGTTAATAGGAATGAGTAACCTGGTTGTGATTTATGTTGGCGGTATGATGTATATTAACGGCTCTATAAAAAGCATTGGCGTTATTGCAGAGTTTATCTTATATGTCAACATGCTAACCTGGCCGGTAGCATCTTTAGGATGGGTTTCTTCTATGATACAGGAAGCGGAAGCATCACAAAAAAGAATCAACGAATTCTTGAAAATACAGCCGGAAATCAAAAACAAGACATTGGAAAGTTCTATCATTGAAGGCAAGATTACGTTTAACCACGTAAGCTTTACCTATGAAGACACCAATATTACAGCATTAAACAAAGTAAGTTTCACAATACAAAAAGGAGAAACATTGGCCATTCTTGGAAAAACAGGTTCCGGAAAATCAACTATCTTAAATCTTATCAGTCGACTATACGATATTAAAGATGGCGAAATCACTATCGACAACCATAACATCAAAGACCTGAATCTTCACGATGTCCGAAACAGTATCGCTTTCGTTCCACAGGATGCCTTCCTTTTTTCAGACACCATTATGAACAATATCAAGTTTGGAAAAGAAAACGCTACAGAAGCAGAAGTAATAGAAGCCGCTAAAAAAGCCGTTGTACACAATAATATTATGGGCTTCAACGAACAGTACCAAACCGTAGTTGGCGAAAGAGGAATTACGTTATCCGGCGGGCAAAAGCAACGCGTTTCTATTGCAAGGGCTATTATCAAGGATTCCAACATCTTACTGCTTGACGACTGCCTTTCTGCAGTTGACACAGAAACCGAAGAAGCAATCCTGAACAACCTTCTTGAAATCTGTAAAGACAAGACAACTATTTTGGTGAGCCACAGAGTTTCGTCTGCCAAAAACGCAGATAAAATCATCATTCTCGACAACGGACAAATCATCCAACAAGGCTCTCATAATCAATTGGTAAACCAGGAAGGATATTATAAAGACCTGTATCTGAAACAACTTTCTGAAAAAGAAATCCTATAA
- a CDS encoding DUF1573 domain-containing protein — protein sequence MIRKTVGLLAIASLVLTVSCKDNASSKIEASNVQETAMREESAGKVPVMSFTEKEFDFGTIKEGDKVEHVFTFTNTGNADLIIADAKGSCGCTVPEYKKEAIKPGETSTMKVTFDSTGKPGKQQKSVNITANTASGNELLTIKAEVTPKAGGIGVTNH from the coding sequence ATGATTAGAAAAACTGTAGGTTTGCTGGCAATTGCATCGCTGGTTTTAACCGTTTCTTGCAAAGACAATGCGTCTTCAAAAATCGAGGCTTCTAATGTTCAGGAAACTGCCATGCGCGAAGAATCTGCCGGAAAAGTACCGGTAATGAGTTTTACTGAAAAAGAATTTGACTTCGGAACTATTAAAGAAGGAGACAAAGTAGAGCACGTTTTTACATTTACTAACACAGGTAATGCTGATTTGATTATTGCAGATGCTAAAGGAAGCTGTGGTTGTACGGTTCCTGAGTATAAAAAAGAAGCTATCAAGCCGGGTGAAACAAGCACAATGAAAGTTACTTTTGATTCTACAGGAAAACCTGGAAAGCAACAAAAGTCTGTAAATATCACGGCTAACACAGCTAGCGGAAACGAATTATTAACTATTAAAGCAGAGGTTACGCCTAAAGCAGGCGGAATTGGAGTGACAAATCACTAA
- a CDS encoding DUF1569 domain-containing protein yields the protein MNSIFHPEGNKKLIERIETLTPITHNEWGTMNVSQMLVHCQMPIKVAFGELKIKVGFMGLLFGKLAKKSVTSKNPIKRNLPTAKEFVVKGHPDFEQSKTELISLISKFANEGPKAIKNPKHPFFGNLTTEEWDYMQWKHLDHHLKQFGA from the coding sequence ATGAACAGCATTTTTCATCCAGAAGGAAATAAGAAACTAATTGAGCGCATTGAGACGCTCACTCCAATTACTCATAATGAATGGGGAACGATGAATGTAAGCCAGATGCTTGTGCATTGCCAGATGCCCATCAAGGTTGCTTTTGGAGAACTAAAAATTAAAGTTGGGTTTATGGGCCTGCTATTTGGAAAATTGGCCAAAAAAAGTGTGACCAGCAAAAACCCTATCAAAAGAAACCTTCCTACAGCTAAAGAATTTGTCGTTAAGGGACATCCTGATTTTGAACAGTCAAAAACAGAACTGATTTCCCTGATTTCAAAATTTGCCAACGAAGGTCCAAAAGCGATAAAAAACCCAAAGCATCCTTTTTTCGGAAATCTTACTACCGAAGAATGGGATTATATGCAATGGAAACACCTGGACCACCATTTAAAACAATTCGGAGCTTAA
- the trmD gene encoding tRNA (guanosine(37)-N1)-methyltransferase TrmD, whose amino-acid sequence MRIDIITVLPELLRSPFEASIMKRAIDKGLVEVHFHNLRDYTTNKQKNVDDYQFGGGAGMVMMIQPIDDCIAKLKSERNYDEIIYMTPDGETLNQGMANKMSSLENIIILCGHYKGVDQRVRDHLITKEISIGDYVLSGGELGAIVLSDALIRLIPGVLSDETSALTDSFQDNLLSPPIYTRPSDYKGWKVPDILLSGHFAKIDQWREDKAFEHTKNRRPDLLDR is encoded by the coding sequence ATGAGAATCGACATTATCACCGTACTTCCCGAATTATTAAGAAGCCCTTTCGAAGCCTCTATCATGAAAAGAGCGATTGACAAAGGACTGGTAGAAGTCCATTTTCATAATTTGAGAGACTATACAACAAATAAACAGAAGAATGTTGACGATTATCAGTTTGGCGGAGGTGCCGGAATGGTAATGATGATTCAGCCTATCGATGATTGTATTGCAAAGCTTAAAAGCGAACGCAACTATGATGAAATCATCTACATGACTCCGGACGGAGAAACCCTAAATCAGGGCATGGCCAATAAGATGTCGTCATTAGAAAACATTATTATTTTATGTGGTCATTATAAAGGTGTCGACCAAAGGGTTCGTGACCACCTGATTACAAAGGAAATTTCGATTGGAGATTATGTGCTTTCGGGTGGAGAATTAGGAGCTATTGTATTGTCTGACGCTTTAATCCGACTGATTCCGGGTGTATTAAGTGATGAAACCTCAGCCTTGACAGACAGTTTTCAAGACAACCTGTTATCGCCGCCAATCTACACGCGACCTTCCGACTACAAAGGCTGGAAAGTACCGGATATTTTGCTAAGCGGGCATTTTGCCAAAATTGACCAATGGCGCGAGGACAAAGCTTTTGAGCATACGAAGAATAGAAGACCGGATTTGCTGGATAGGTAG
- a CDS encoding YdeI/OmpD-associated family protein has protein sequence MEEKHTWDKTNQWEEELDYLKSIIIRTELVEAIKWGAPVYTLNNKNVLAIGGFKNFFTIWFYNGVFLKDTKKVLVNANEGVTKALRQWRFQSKEEIDEKLVLSYIREAIENEKAGLTSKPSKKEAIVSEFMENQFQSDSELKKAFELFTPFKQREFLEYIESAKQEKTKITRFEKIKPMIFDGIGLNDKYR, from the coding sequence ATGGAAGAAAAACACACCTGGGATAAAACCAATCAATGGGAAGAAGAATTGGATTATCTGAAGTCGATTATTATCAGGACAGAATTGGTTGAGGCTATTAAATGGGGAGCTCCTGTTTATACGCTGAACAATAAAAATGTTTTGGCAATTGGAGGCTTCAAGAATTTTTTTACCATCTGGTTTTACAATGGTGTTTTTCTGAAGGACACGAAAAAAGTATTGGTCAATGCCAATGAAGGTGTAACCAAAGCTTTAAGGCAATGGCGCTTTCAGTCAAAGGAAGAAATTGACGAGAAACTGGTTCTTTCTTATATCAGGGAAGCGATTGAAAATGAAAAGGCCGGACTTACAAGCAAGCCTTCAAAAAAAGAGGCAATAGTTTCAGAATTCATGGAAAATCAATTCCAATCTGATTCGGAACTAAAAAAGGCATTTGAATTGTTTACTCCTTTCAAACAGAGAGAGTTTCTGGAATATATAGAAAGTGCCAAGCAGGAGAAAACCAAAATCACGAGATTTGAAAAAATCAAGCCGATGATTTTCGACGGAATTGGCCTGAACGACAAATACAGATAA
- a CDS encoding WG repeat-containing protein: MKYLSVLFLFLSNCLLAQTKIAGTYDTKTQKFTPEDKNYNIQYFFKGYASVTDGKSSGIIDSTGTVIVPLIYDMTVSGFTENRAMVKKENLYGFANKSGKEVIPCIYDEAKGFSEGYAWVRKGEKWGRIDASGKESIPFMYETAGFSSEGMTRVRKDGKFGTLNQKGQEVVPCIYDEIGFFKDGLAAATKGSKRGYVDKTGKTVVPFIYDIADDFKGGIAIVRNHNKCGLIDKTGKVIAPLIYDGMGSFDSDQSGLARVQIDNKWGFINKKGKEIVPCIYIKANFFSEGLALIVTDKGESGYVDTTGKLIIPFTKYTRAENFRNGKAEVRKGNDVFYINKQGQTVN; the protein is encoded by the coding sequence ATGAAATATCTCTCTGTCCTATTCCTGTTTTTAAGCAATTGTCTTCTTGCACAAACCAAAATTGCCGGGACTTACGACACAAAAACACAAAAGTTCACGCCCGAAGACAAGAACTACAATATCCAATATTTCTTTAAAGGTTATGCTTCTGTCACAGACGGCAAATCTTCAGGAATAATCGACAGCACCGGAACCGTTATTGTCCCTCTTATTTATGATATGACAGTATCAGGTTTTACCGAAAATAGAGCGATGGTCAAAAAAGAAAATTTATATGGTTTTGCAAACAAATCCGGTAAAGAAGTAATTCCATGTATTTATGACGAAGCCAAAGGTTTTTCAGAAGGTTATGCCTGGGTAAGAAAAGGAGAGAAATGGGGGCGTATTGATGCTTCGGGTAAAGAAAGCATTCCTTTTATGTATGAAACAGCCGGCTTTTCTTCAGAAGGTATGACTCGGGTTCGAAAAGACGGGAAATTTGGAACCCTTAATCAAAAAGGACAAGAAGTCGTTCCTTGCATCTATGATGAAATTGGCTTCTTTAAAGATGGACTGGCAGCAGCCACAAAAGGCTCAAAGCGTGGTTATGTAGACAAAACAGGAAAAACAGTTGTTCCTTTTATTTATGATATAGCAGATGATTTCAAAGGCGGCATAGCCATTGTCAGAAACCACAACAAATGTGGACTGATTGATAAGACCGGAAAAGTTATAGCTCCCTTAATTTATGATGGAATGGGTAGTTTTGACAGTGACCAATCCGGATTGGCAAGAGTCCAGATAGACAATAAATGGGGTTTTATCAATAAAAAAGGGAAAGAAATCGTTCCATGCATCTACATCAAGGCCAATTTTTTCAGTGAAGGTCTGGCATTAATCGTTACAGACAAAGGAGAATCTGGATATGTTGACACCACAGGAAAATTAATCATTCCGTTTACAAAATATACTAGGGCTGAAAATTTCAGAAATGGAAAAGCAGAAGTCAGAAAAGGCAATGATGTTTTTTACATTAATAAACAAGGACAAACAGTCAACTAA